The genomic window AAATATTTCTTATCCATTGAAAACAACATCAGATTACTTACAAGAAGAAAAGTggtgaggaggagggggggggggggggggggtcggggggggggtggtgagggGTGTTCAAAGAATTATGACTGAATATTCAGTCCTCTGTCACTTATCAACACAACTTCTGTCTTTGGGCTCAGTATGATAAATAACAtaccagaaaaaaataaatgtccACATTCTCACTCTTGATGACATTCAGATTCAACATCCACAGTGGCACCAGTGACACTACCAAATTCCGCTCTCTTTTGAGCTGGCATTCTCTATGCTTGGCAGGTAGTTCAAGTAACTTCCACACATTTAACATCCAAACAACCACACACCAAAAAGTGCCAGAAAATTGTAATTCTAAACACATACATCCTTAAAAAAGGAATCTGCAACACAGACATACTGAATATTGAGGTACTGAAAATACACATACATTCTGAATAAGCAATTACAAACACAAATCCTGAAAAgcatcacccccaccccccatctcAAATTGATTTATGCAAATTTATTCTTGATGTAGATGGTTTCAGGTTGCACGATGCCCCCGGTCAGTtcctcctccaccccctccAACGCCCACTCATGACAGCAGACCTCCAGCGCCTCCCATTCGGCCTTGAAGGCTTTCATGGGGTCCGGTGGCGCCATCATGGCCGATCCCGACATCTGGTCCTGCATGGCACGAGTCTGATCCGCAgctggagaaaaaaacaagttgcgtaaggcgaaaatacaatatttagtcaagtagctgtcgaactcacagaatgaaactgaacgcaatgccatttttcagcaagaccgtatactcgtagcatcgtcagtccaccgctcatggcaaaggcagtgaaattgacaagaagagcggggtagtagttgcgctaagaaggatagcacgcttttctgtacctctctttgttttaactttctgagcgtgtttttaatccaaacatatcatatctatatgtttttggaatcaggaaccgacaaggaataagatgaaagtgtttttaaattgatttggacaatttaattttgataataatttttatatatttaattttcagagcttgtttttaatccgaatataacatatttatatgtttttggaatcagtaaatgatggagaataagataaacgtaaatttggatcgttttataaatttttatttttttttacaattttcagatttttaatgaccaaagtcattaattaatttttaagccaccaagctgaaatgcaataccgaagtccgggcttcgtcgaagattacttgaccaaaatttcaaccaatttggttgaaaaatgagggcgtgacagtgccgcctcaactttcacgaaaagccggatatgacgtcatcaaagacatttatcaaaaaaatgaaaaaaacgtatggggatttcatacccaggaactctcatgtcaaatttcataaagatcggtccagtagtttagtctgaatcgctctacacacacacacagacacacacacacacacacacgcacacacacacgcacgcacatacaccacgaccctcgtttcgattccccctcgatgttaaaatatttagtcaaaacttgactaaatataaaaagcaaaacaaacaagtcatgAGATTTCTTTGTATCCACACAGAAAAAAACTGTGTTGATGAGCAACTgccgacacaaacacacacaaaaagaagaaaaagagataaaTTGGCTTAAAATAAAACTCAGAACTGTTCAAAAATAACAATTCTACAGTCAAACATGCCCTGGcaaccacctctcgataacgtTGACCTctccctggcgaccacctctcgataacgtTGACCTctccctggcgaccacctctcgataacgtTGACCTctccctggcgaccacctctcgataatgTTGACCTCTCCCTTgtgaccaccccaaaggatccccaacAAGATTTTTTCAGTACAATTCACCTTTTTGACCACCTGTCAACAACTTTTGGTTGGTTCCTTGTGtggtcgttacagacaggttcAAACGTGCTTCTCTACTAACAAACCAAACCTTAGAAGTTAGAATTGTAACATGTAAACAGTACATAAATTAGGTAAGGCAGTCAAAAACGTTCATGCAAGCACTAAATCTCACCATTGTCTTGTCCCAGGATGAGGGTGTACATGCTTCGCAGACCAAACACGTTGAGGAAGTACCAAGAGGCTGAGCTCACCCTGTAACAATGTAACAATGTCAATCAGTGTTGTGTGTACAGTTCTGAGTTGGGGGTGGGGATGAAGACAGTGGCAGAGGGAAGGGAGGTAAGAGTGGAGGGACATGGGGGACAACTACATAGAGACAACAGAAAGGGTTAAGGGTTTAACTTAAATACATGCACCACACTTTATGACAAAAGAGtctgacaaaaaaaaaagacaaaaaagaaaggtTTCCACAGCAgatttttcaaaaatgctgACTAGAACCCTAACCCTGCCTCTTCAACATTAGAAAAGACTAAACTATTACAGCATAATGATAAGGAATTGTCATTTATGAAGTAACTTTTAATCATagaagtaaaataaaacatagaAGAAAAAGCAAGCCAAACCATTAACAGAACACATTACACTTTACATGACAGTGACATTTCCACGGGTGCATGCAAGGTCGAAAAGCTCTGCGTGAACTATTATTATGTCTACTGTTCCTGGACTCTGGCTTCAATACTGTATTCCTGCAGGCACCGTGACCGATCAAAAAAGACAGAATTTAAATTTCCACAACATGCATCTCTGGCAAGTACTCACCAGGAAGCATCCAGTGATGCCAGCTCGACGCCTCGCTGCAACATAGGCTTGAAGCGCAGAGTCAGTGGGAAAGGAACCTTGGCTGTCGAAGAAACAAGGCAAGAACACTCTGTTACATTTTCAGCACCACACATTCTTACAGTCCAACTCGGTCTGGTCTTCGGGACCTGCTTACCCTTGCATGTTGATCATAAAGTTTgaaaacgcccagtatctagttTTTGAAACTGATATAAAAAAGACAAAGTTACAGTCACAAAGTTGAGTATTGAAATCAGGCTAAATAGTTGAAGTTTGAAAACAACCTGTAATTGTAAAGGCCTTGAAGgatcaagattctttaattAAGCAGACACAAACCGTGCAGTGAAGCAAATACTATTTTATAACAACATGTAATCCTAATAAATCTATTAAATGTAACAGGTTCTGTATGCacatgtatgtgagtgtttacgtatacatgtgtgtataaCTATATTACACACATTAAAAGAGACCATGTGTACGTGTGCATTAGATAGAGTATATGCTTGTTTAACTTACTTGTGAGAAATCCAGAGAAGGCCCAGTTGATCCAGCCACCAATGATGATCATGGGAAGAACGTTGGTTACATTTCCCTTCATCATGTCCGTCATCATTGAAGGATCTGCAGGGAATAGACAGAGAACAAAATTTTCCTAGTCATTGCACTGTGTTATGAAGGACTTGTAAGTGTAAGTGTTGTGAAAGGATACCCACAAATTACAGAAATATGCAATCTGCCAATCAATAATGACTAGACAGCAGTATAATAATTGTTTGATTCTGGTGACAatagcagacctgggaacccctgttttgcactttgagtattctcaaacaaacttggtgtattttcaaaaaaatgagcgtactccataCAGCTTgtgcacatccatgattaaaacatgcctcatgcgtgcgtccgtcacaccgttaattaagtttacctacacatttaaaacaaatgcttttttcaatttttactgacaaaaactgtaccgtatttgagGGACTTccgactacaagccgcgactttaaaaaaaaaaaaatcgcatggcggcttataaaaagatgcggctaaaacgttacctaaacttgaatagcattcacctaatggaagtcgccgcggattttcatttcgctcgattagcgattaccggtactttattagctctctactcaagactcgacgcttttctttctttcgcgaatcttcgtttgtcaacaagtcgtcgtgacaagcgtacagagaaacaccggatgcatcaggatctcgcgcgcgcgagatttcgttttttttgtgtctcgcgatagttggaggagcgagagccgccatgttgtgttttcgtctgctcgaaatgtgcgcaaaagtcgtaaatcatcccaaaaaagcttattccgggcgggactacatgtgtgtgttggttacaaattgtgtgtgtgtgatatttttcttcaaactttttcacttttcttctttgtttcacttgtttattctcggagccgatttcgccaaatactgtactttcgtttgcctggttgttttgattgattgacacgatccgattatatttttttcgacggcggctaatatagtgacgtaatcatgtgccaaaatactggatcggcttcaggatgggcttgtgaagaaaagtagtctaggaatttgtctcgtcatatttttttcccactgaccgtactgagcgtattctcgacaatcatgcgtacaaaatacggcgaaattgTATGGTTTCCCAGGTCTGCAATAGACAATGTTTAGAAATAAATCTTTCGTGCTTGTATGCTGGGATGGCCAAATTGTCCGCCCGGTCTCCAGGGGCAAGTAAAAATTGTGCCGGGCGAGGTGAAACTGTCT from Littorina saxatilis isolate snail1 linkage group LG4, US_GU_Lsax_2.0, whole genome shotgun sequence includes these protein-coding regions:
- the LOC138964472 gene encoding ER membrane protein complex subunit 3-like codes for the protein MAELLLDSNIRVWVFLPIVVITFLIGIIRHYVTILLSSEKKSDLQQVADSHALIRSRVLRENGKYIPKQSYLMRKSFFNNEERGFFKVEKRESQAKNPMTDPSMMTDMMKGNVTNVLPMIIIGGWINWAFSGFLTTKVPFPLTLRFKPMLQRGVELASLDASWVSSASWYFLNVFGLRSMYTLILGQDNAADQTRAMQDQMSGSAMMAPPDPMKAFKAEWEALEVCCHEWALEGVEEELTGGIVQPETIYIKNKFA